One genomic region from Candidatus Omnitrophota bacterium encodes:
- the cutA gene encoding divalent-cation tolerance protein CutA, whose translation MNNSFISITVSCASRQEARKIVNRLLAKKLVACANIVSGIESKFWWKAKIDSAKEVLIVMKTRRSNFKKIETEVKKMHSYEVPEIIAIPIIAGSKDYLDWISRTVV comes from the coding sequence ATGAATAATAGTTTTATCTCAATAACGGTAAGCTGCGCGTCGCGTCAGGAAGCGCGTAAGATCGTGAACCGTTTATTAGCAAAGAAGCTCGTCGCATGCGCTAATATCGTCTCCGGCATAGAATCTAAATTCTGGTGGAAGGCCAAGATTGACAGCGCAAAAGAGGTTCTTATCGTGATGAAGACCAGGCGGTCAAATTTTAAAAAAATAGAAACTGAAGTAAAAAAAATGCATAGTTATGAGGTGCCTGAAATCATAGCGATACCGATCATTGCCGGCAGCAAGGATTACCTTGACTGGATAAGCCGGACTGTTGTATAG